A region of Choristoneura fumiferana unplaced genomic scaffold, NRCan_CFum_1 Sck3bRy_60;HRSCAF=231_pilon, whole genome shotgun sequence DNA encodes the following proteins:
- the LOC141445217 gene encoding uncharacterized protein — protein MAFDGSTAQEIEGQANPALERVRAWGVKSKLKFAPHKTNALLITNKLKYDTPRLVMGGIEVGFAEEVKLLGVTIDNKLTFNSHITNVCRKAAGIYKQLTKAAKVSWGLHPEVVKTIYVATIEPVILYAASVWAPAAEKLTTRKKFEVIQRGIAQKQCGAYRTVSLNAALLLAGMLPLDLRVREAALLYEAKRGANLPQLGDREIERRGSALETPHPAEQTSIEFGILADQDALNKNEQYTTRIYTDGSKIGGRVGAALSIWQGDAETRAVKLALSDYCSVYQAELLALQEATSVALNSAGSSFGVYSDSRAALQTISNHRCLHPLAIATRENLTSISLQGKELSLFWIKAHAGLDGNERADQLAKEAAVASKRRPNYDLCPVSHIKRILRKDSLDVWNRRYVEGTTASTTKLFFPNVVEAYGVVRKMVPRGIITQILTGHGGFSEYLNRFKCKENPSCSCEPGVPETIAHLLLECPQYGVQRFDLENKIDIKLTKDNIRDIMMGKNRERFIKYCIEVASKTIVKNKNR, from the coding sequence ATGGCGTTTGACGGAAGCACAGCACAGGAGATTGAAGGGCAGGCTAACCCCGCTCTCGAGCGTGTCCGGGCGTGGGGAGTCAAGAGCAAACTTAAGTTTGCTCCACATAAAACAAATGCGTTGCTTATTACAAACAAGCTTAAGTACGACACCCCGCGCCTCGTCATGGGAGGGATAGAGGTTGGTTTTGCGGAGGAAGTGAAACTCCTAGGTGTGACCATAGACAATAAGCTAACATTCAACAGCCATATAACCAATGTTTGCAGGAAAGCTGCGGGGATATACAAGCAACTGACAAAGGCGGCAAAAGTTAGCTGGGGACTTCATCCCGAAGTTGTCAAAACGATTTACGTGGCAACCATAGAGCCAGTGATACTGTATGCCGCGAGCGTATGGGCACCGGCTGCAGAGAAGCTGACGACGCGAAAGAAGTTTGAGGTCATACAGAGAGGCATAGCGCAAAAACAGTGCGGGGCCTACCGCACTGTCTCCCTCAACGCCGCGTTGCTGCTAGCGGGGATGCTCCCACTAGACCTCCGAGTCCGTGAGGCAGCTTTACTTTATGAAGCCAAGAGGGGAGCAAACCTGCCGCAGCTTGGCGACAGGGAGATTGAGCGGAGAGGGTCCGCGCTGGAGACACCACATCCAGCGGAGCAAACCAGCATCGAGTTTGGGATCCTGGCCGATCAGGATGCCCTAAACAAGAACGAGCAATACACAACTAGGATATACACCGACGGGAGCAAGATTGGTGGCAGGGTCGGCGCCGCATTATCTATTTGGCAAGGCGACGCCGAGACTAGGGCCGTCAAGCTTGCGCTCTCGGACTACTGTAGCGTGTATCAGGCCGAGCTCCTAGCCTTACAAGAGGCTACAAGTGTGGCTCTGAACAGTGCGGGGTCTTCTTTTGGGGTCTATAGCGACTCTAGGGCGGCTCTGCAAACCATTTCGAACCATCGTTGCCTCCACCCGCTCGCCATAGCCACAAGAGAGAACTTAACATCAATCTCCCTCCAAGGCAAGGAACTTTCCTTGTTTTGGATAAAGGCACACGCGGGATTGGATGGCAACGAGAGGGCCGACCAGCTAGCCAAAGAAGCCGCTGTAGCATCCAAAAGAAGACCAAACTATGATCTTTGTCCGGTATCACACATCAAGAGAATCCTTCGAAAGGATTCCCTTGATGTGTGGAACCGGAGGTATGTGGAAGGTACGACCGCGTCGACCACGAAGCTATTCTTCCCCAATGTGGTGGAAGCGTACGGAGTGGTCCGAAAGATGGTCCCGCGCGGCATTATTACCCAGATATTGACCGGGCATGGTGGATTCTCCGAGTACTTAAATCGCTTTAAGTGCAAGGAGAATCCATCATGCTCCTGCGAACCAGGGGTGCCCGAGACAATTGCCCACCTGCTCCTTGAATGTCCCCAGTATGGAGTGCAGAGGTTTGAcctggaaaataaaatagacatTAAACTAACTAAAGACAATATAAGAGACATAATGATGGGAAAAAATAGAGaaagatttataaaatattgtatagaaGTAGCAAGCAAAaccattgttaaaaataaaaatagataa